The Hylaeus volcanicus isolate JK05 unplaced genomic scaffold, UHH_iyHylVolc1.0_haploid 12197, whole genome shotgun sequence genome has a window encoding:
- the LOC128882868 gene encoding polyamine-modulated factor 1-binding protein 1-like isoform X6, which yields MHLRQSQFTNCSEQLSRVVKIACGPKQTVVVTEDGDVWGMGQGVCGWEYQNVKTSGKTPSTLIYTIPQKIELSLGKRSIKIAEVICGNNFFLAITQSGGVISWGCNKLGQLGHGVVCSYGLPHPVLFRKEHNISNDFIVEDQFENSSNASSSDGIVTYIYSYDSCIAKTSEGSLWFWGLFGWTRPICVNDISSFKDCIGLSTALYASLLFREVIWLDTEGRLLITNLELPLKTQTVYANNEKPFTTLSASSKLIIAMSSSPCQQVICEEFNQNFEVSEDNLKSISENPLLTFRDLSRKDASSTNETMSSTYCTDHAFEQSEFPSTVFPQHKHDAQEIPCQYCADKNIIIQNIQIKLNRLEAEFNDTLSQYQRDLQVVSETLNKKKEQKEIFEKRLLDILQEGPKENIDLWAEKIRSGIDDSISKDPDVLQGYTPMLILINRFVQKFKYLENQKLLYMEQNNTSESSIIDYAQKFDATLEKLLKKEKEFLSLQETNTNLTMENQTLSQKISSLEQRISLLNDSKNEESETICQLNVSLDTLTNQLKSEQRKNQMMSLKIHRLTSKLEKKTINITKYETAITSSKNIQTKLTDLESEYFELKNKFLQSEEEKNQLHLKISAKDYDNEILKTEKEDFSEQIERLKLSLETIEEKHTRLQEVLSEETEKVEMERRQFKNEYTTLIEQLATTRKLLEKAEKALKESQDQKDQKTRELMAIIEEIQIQKSTLEENLKSEEKQFVKDIKVLKTKNLQLSKELNTEKLRKKEEEMYLEERNNFFSREIKQLKTTIDETTKSYKTLVETLMQLGCVELESLKGSKQSDLTSRILNESLPWFFENPKQIANSCADKIKQMECRLHEKNNLIENLEVTMRSMENNYKLKLESLPESCDTCEFLQSQVDALEKEVLEKQLFVDKMDVTQQLTNVHCLSDTKEDLSFTRTHLTTQPSHIQKNPSEKHPCSVTVHTGIDFAHSASIANTHKTLRDDPSCIYIRNHPERAMNPLYNNMLSFKDKYESIKTDEHNINSTSPYTLSKQLACSHDRVNPHVILTRLTPSLEEEPF from the exons ATGCACTTGCGACAAAGTCAATTTACAAATTGTTCAGAACAACTT TCTCGTGTCGTGAAAATAGCATGCGGACCTAAGCAAACGGTTGTTGTCACGGAAGACGGCGATGTTTGGGGGATGGGTCAAGGAGTCTGTGGTTGGGAATACCAAAATGTGAAAACTTCCGGAAAAACGCCAAGTACATTGATATATACTATTCCACAAAAAATTGAGCTTTCTTTGGGGAAAAGAAGTATAAAAATCGCAGAAGTCATTTGtggcaacaatttttttttagcaataaCTC AGTCAGGTGGCGTTATTAGCTGGGGTTGTAACAAACTCGGCCAGCTAGGCCATGGTGTTGTCTGCTCGTACGGGCTTCCTCATCCC GTGCTGTTTCGAAAGGAgcataatatttcaaatgattttATAGTAGAAGAccaatttgaaaattcctcTAATGCTTCATCCTCAGACGGTATTGTAACATACATTTATAGTTACGATTCTTGTATAGCTAAAACATCTGAG gGGTCACTATGGTTTTGGGGCCTCTTTGGTTGGACAAGACCAATATGTGTTAACgacatttcttcttttaaggATTGTATTGGATTATCAACAGCTCTGTATGCATCTTTATTGTTCAGAGAGGTCATTTGGCTAGACACAGAGGGACGATTATTGATTACTAATTTAGAACTACCACTAAAG ACTCAAACTGTATATGCAAATAATGAAAAACCTTTCACTACGCTAAGCGCatcatcaaaattaattatagccATGTCGAGTTCACCATGCCAGCAAGTTATTTGTGaagaatttaatcaaaattttgaggTTTCTGAGGATAACTTAAAAAGTATAAGTGAAAATCCCCTACTTACATTTCGCGATTTGTCTCGTAAAGATGCGTCTTCAACCAACG AAACAATGAGTTCTACCTATTGTACTGATCATGCTTTTGAACAGTCCGAGTTTCCTTCGACTGTTTTTCCTCAGCATAAACATGATGCTCAAGAAATCCCGTGCCAGTATTGTgcagacaaaaatattatcattcaaaatatacaaattaaattaaatcgtttAGAA GCGGAATTCAATGATACATTGTCCCAGTATCAGAGAGATCTTCAAGTTGTGTCGGagactttaaacaaaaaaaaggaacaaaaagaGATATTCGAGAAGCGTTTACTTGAT ATATTACAAGAAGGTcctaaagaaaatatagatttATGGGCAGAAAAAATTCGGTCGGGAATAGACGATTCTATTTCTAAAGATCCTGATGTTTTACAAGGCTATACCCCTATGTTAATTCTCATCAACCGTTTTGTTcaaaagtttaaatatttggaaaatcaaaAACTTCTCTACATGGAACAAAAC aACACGTCTGAGTCATCCATCATTGATTATGCCCAAAAGTTTGACGCGACACTagaaaaacttttaaaaaaagaaaaagaatttttgtcaCTACAAGAAACCAACACAAATCTTACAATGGAAAATCAAA CTTTATCACAAAAAATTAGCAGCTTAGAACAAAGAATTAGTCTACTGAACGATTCAAAAAATGAGGAATCCGAGACGATTTGTCAATTAAACGTATCATTGGATACCCTTACGAATCAACTAAAAAGCGAACAGAGAA AAAACCAAATGatgagtttgaaaattcaccGTTTAACAAGCAAATTAGAGAAAAAAACTAT AAATATAACTAAATACGAAACGGCTATTACATCAAGCAAgaacatacaaacaaaattaactgATTTGGAATCAGAATACTTTGA actgaaaaacaaatttctacagtcggaagaagaaaaaaatcaacTCCACTTAAAAATTAGCGCTAAGGACTATgacaatgaaatattgaagACTGAAAAAGAAGACTTTTCTGAACAAATTGAAAG GTTGAAATTATCGTTAGAAACAATTGAAGAGAAACATACTAG ATTGCAAGAAGTTTTATCAGAAGAAACTGAGAAAGTAGAAATGGAAAGAAGACAATTC aaaaatgaatatactACATTAATAGAACAATTAGCAACAACCaggaaattattagaaaaagctGAAAAAGCACTGAAGGAATCTCAAGATCAAAAAGATCaa AAAACTAGAGAGCTGATGGctattattgaagaaattcaaattcaaaaatcGACACTTGAGGAAAAT TTAAAATCAGAAGAGAAACAATTTGTAAAGGATATTAAGGTCTTGAAAACTAAGAATTTGCAACTTTCAAAAGAATTAAACActgaaaaattgagaaaaaaag AGGAAGAAATGTATCTTGAAGaacgtaataattttttttccagagaaataaaacaa TTAAAAACTACAATTGATGAAACAACAAAAAGTTATAAAACTCTGGTGGAAACATTAATGCAGCTTGGGTGCGTGGAACTAGAAAGTTTAAAAGGTTCCAAACAATCGGATCTAACTTCAAGGATATTAAATGAATCATTGCCGtggttttttgaaaatcctaaACAAATAGCCAATTCCTGT GctgacaaaataaaacaaatggaaTGTCGTTTACatgaaaa GAATAATCTTATTGAGAATTTAGAAGTCACTATGCGGAGTATGGAAAACAATTACAAACT cAAGCTGGAAAGTCTTCCCGAAAGTTGTGATACGTGTGAATTCCTTCAATCACAAGTGGATGCTCTCGAAAAGGAAGTCCTTGAAAAACAACTTTTTGTTGATAAAATGGATGTCACGCAACAATTAACTAATGTCCATTGCTTAAGTGATACAAAAGAAGATCTTTCCTTTACTAGAACTCATCTGACAACTCAGCCATCCCACATTCAAAAAAACCCCTCAGAGAAGCATCCTTGTTCGGTAACAGTACATACAGGAATAGATTTTGCTCACTCAGCTAGTATAGCAAATACTCACAAGACTCTGAGAGATGATCCATCTTGTATATACATAAGAAACCATCCAGAACGTGCGATGAATCCTCTGTATAATAATATGCTAagtttcaaagataaataTGAATCCATAAAAACTGATGAACATAACATCAACTCAACGTCGCCGTATACTCTATCAAAACAATTGGCTTGCTCCCATGACCGTGTGAATCCTCACGTTATTTTAACTCGTTTGACACCAAGCCTAGAAGAAGaaccattttaa